From Solwaraspora sp. WMMD1047, one genomic window encodes:
- the cas6e gene encoding type I-E CRISPR-associated protein Cas6/Cse3/CasE, whose product MNAWLIRIEPDLRNRSASQDLRDIVAIHQRVMTLVPDGLGRDPRQRAGVLFRIDQEPTGPVVLVQTTLQPDPSRLPPRYGHVDTRDIGPLLKAIHPGMRVRYRLAANPSKRAITGPHAGKVVPLSGPDVEAWWIKRAETHGLALEQMHTHPQPSMIGKAKPIRHAVTRFDGTAVVRDVDLVRAAVLGGIGRGKSFGCGLLSLAAAR is encoded by the coding sequence GTGAACGCCTGGCTGATCCGAATCGAACCGGATCTCCGTAACCGGTCCGCCAGCCAGGACCTACGGGACATCGTCGCCATACACCAGCGGGTGATGACGCTCGTACCTGACGGCCTCGGACGCGACCCCCGACAGCGAGCCGGCGTGCTGTTCCGCATCGACCAGGAACCGACAGGTCCGGTCGTGCTGGTGCAGACCACCCTGCAACCAGATCCGAGCCGACTACCCCCACGCTACGGCCACGTTGACACCAGAGACATCGGCCCACTCCTCAAAGCAATCCACCCAGGGATGCGGGTCCGATACCGACTCGCGGCGAACCCCTCCAAACGGGCGATCACCGGACCACACGCCGGCAAAGTCGTGCCGCTGTCCGGCCCCGACGTAGAAGCGTGGTGGATCAAACGCGCCGAGACACACGGACTCGCCCTCGAACAAATGCACACCCACCCCCAGCCATCGATGATCGGCAAGGCCAAACCGATCCGGCACGCGGTGACACGATTCGACGGCACAGCCGTCGTACGGGATGTCGACCTGGTACGCGCCGCCGTGCTCGGCGGAATCGGACGAGGCAAATCGTTCGGCTGCGGCTTACTCAGCCTTGCCGCCGCCCGGTGA